The following nucleotide sequence is from Zea mays cultivar B73 chromosome 1, Zm-B73-REFERENCE-NAM-5.0, whole genome shotgun sequence.
ATGAGTGGAAGAGTTGTAAAAGAAGAGACGATTTTCATTGAAGCTCACATCTCGAGAAATACGCATGCGACGAGAAGATGAATCATAACATCGATAGCCTTTATGTTCAGGGCTATATCCAAGAAAAACACACTCAACAAATTGAGCAGTCAATTTAGTACGTTCACGAGGTGATAATAGTACATAACACGTACATCCAAAAACTCGAAGGTGGTCATATCGTGGAGGAGTTCCGAAAAGAACTTCACCAGGTGTTTTGCCAGAGAGTTTGGATGACGGTTGTCTATTGATGAGGTAAACCGCAGTAGAAACTGCTTCACCCCAAAAATGTGACGGGACAAAAGAAGATATCAACAAAGTGCGAGCAGTTTCTATAATGTGACGATGTTTGCGTTCAGCCACACCGTTCTGTGCATGAGCACCAGGGCAAGAAAGCTGAGCAAGAGTACCCTCTGAAGTCAAAAACTGGCGGAAATTATCAGATAAATATTCACCACCAGAATCAGAACGAAAGGTTTTAATGTGAGTGGAAAATTGAGTGTGAATCATACGAGCAAAGGTTTTATAAATAGAAATCAGCTCAGAGCGGCGTTTCATGAAATAAATCCAAGTGTAGCGAGAATGATCATCAATAAAAATAACATAGTATTTATATCCACCTTTTGACACAAAAGGTGCAGGACCCCAAATATCAGAGTGAACCAAATCAAAGGGTTGAACAGAATGAGAATGACTAGTAAAATATGGaagttgtatttgttttccaagatGACAACCCTTACAATGAAAATCAGACTCAACCGAAGTATGACCTAAGCAACCTGACTTTATTAGAGTAGACAATCTAGATCCACACAAATGACCTAGACGATGATGCCACTGGGCAAAAGACGCAACAGAAGCAAGGGTAGCTGAAAGCACATGCGCTGGAGATGTAGCCAAGGAAGGAAGCCGCAAAGAGTCCAAGATGTAGAGGCGAGGAGCAGCTCTACGGCGACGGCCAGTCCCAATCACTTCCCCTGTACGAAGGTCCTGtacaaaacaagatgagtcatcaaATCCGACAAAGCAATTATGATCCGTAATTTGGCCTACTGAAAGAAGGTCCATAGATAGCTCAGGAACAAAGAAAATATTAGGTACTGTAAAGTGTGGATCTGAAAGATAACCCTTATGAGTAATGTGGCATACAGTACCATCAGCTGTCTGCACTGAAGCACCATCTGTGACAGGTGTAGTAGAAGCCAACTTTGACTGATCAGATGTGACATGAAAGGAAGCTCCTGAATCAAGTACCCAGGCCGACTCTGAAGTACAAGCGGACGAAGTGGCAGCAACAGCAACTGAGCCTCTATTAGATGGTCCTGGACCACGACCACGAGCAGCACGTCGTGCACGGAAATCAGTCAACTTCTCAGGAAATTTGACAAAGCAAAGCTCAGATCGATGATTGGTCTTGCCACAATGATCACAAGGCTTAAAAATATTCTTAGGTTTCTGGGCAGCAGCCAACACACTGTGAGGATTACCACCATTAGAGGAAAGAGAGTTAAGACGAGTCTCTTCAGCAAGTAAATCAGACAGCGCCTTAGCCATTGTGAGAGTGTCAGAACCCTGAAGTAAACGAGCACGAAGAGAATCAAACTCGGCCCGAACACCCATAACAAATCTGTAAGTGAAGAACTTCTCAATAAACTTATGAGCCGGACATGGATCAGCAGTACAAGCAGGCACCATTGATGTCAAAGCACTCATCAGGCGATCAAAGGCTGAGTAGTACTCATCAATACTCATATCATTTTGCTCAATAACATGTGTCTGCTGCATAAGGGTGTGTAATAGAGCACCACTATCCTGAACAAAACGCTCCTTCAAATGAGACCAGATGGATTTAGCAGTTTTGAATTTAGACAAACTCATAATCATAGACGGTTTGACGCTGTTCACCATAGCAGCCATCACTTTACCATCATTAAGCTGCCATGTTTTGATATCAGCAGCATTGCGACGATCATCAGCAAGAACAGGTGCCGCATCAGTCAAATGGAAGAGTAATCCATGTCCCCGGAGTGCAGTCTCAACACAGAAAGCCCACTCCGGATAATTTTGACCATCGAGAGTGATATTAACCACAATAGCATTTGTCGTCATATTGAATTCAATGGAAATAAGTGAAACCAAACAAACCAGAGGAGCCGCAACTGACAGCAGCCCGACTTGGACGACTTGACGAAGATCCTGGGCAGCGGAAACCGAGATGGACAGCAGCTGTCACCCTGCTGCAGATAATCAAGGCCACCT
It contains:
- the LOC109943548 gene encoding uncharacterized protein, with translation MTTNAIVVNITLDGQNYPEWAFCVETALRGHGLLFHLTDAAPVLADDRRNAADIKTWQLNDGKVMAAMVNSVKPSMIMSLSKFKTAKSIWSHLKERFVQDSGALLHTLMQQTHVIEQNDMSIDEYYSAFDRLMSALTSMVPACTADPCPAHKFIEKFFTYRFVMGVRAEFDSLRARLLQGSDTLTMAKALSDLLAEETRLNSLSSNGGNPHSVLAAAQKPKNIFKPCDHCGKTNHRSELCFVKFPEKLTDFRARRAARGRGPGPSNRGSVAVAATSSACTSESAWVLDSGASFHVTSDQSKLASTTPVTDGASVQTADGPSYRGSDWDWPSP